In one window of Procambarus clarkii isolate CNS0578487 chromosome 63, FALCON_Pclarkii_2.0, whole genome shotgun sequence DNA:
- the LOC123769696 gene encoding octapeptide-repeat protein T2-like gives MKSDASRLFHFLCFLFVGNCCLLAASASTPSPRVWQRPRQEEAETAAGGGRDRGRRRQRPRQEEAETAAGGGRDRGRRRQRPRQEEAETAAGGGRDRGRRRRRPRQEEAETAAGGGGDRGRRRRRPRQEEAETAAGGGGDRGRRRRRPRQEEAETAAGGRDRDRRQRPRQEAETATGGGDRGSRRQ, from the coding sequence ATGAAATCCGATGCTTCGAGGCTGTTCCATTTCCTTTGTTTCTTGTTTGTTGGTAACTGCTGCCTCCTGGCGGCCAGTGCCTCAACCCCTTCCCCCAGGGTATGGCAGAGACCGCGGCAGGAGGAGGCTGAGACCGCGGCAGGAGGAGGCAGAGACCGCGGCAGGAGGAGGCAGAGACCGCGGCAGGAGGAGGCAGAGACCGCGGCAGGAGGAGGCAGAGACCGCGGCAGGAGGAGGCAGAGACCGCGGCAGGAGGAGGCAGAGACCGCGGCAGGAGGAGGCAGAGACCGCGGCAGGAGGAGGCGGAGACCGCGGCAGGAGGAGGCGGAGACCGCGGCAGGAGGAGGCGGAGACCGCGGCAGGAGGAGGCGGAGACCGCGGCAGGAGGAGGCGGAGACCGCGGCAGGAGGAGGCGGAGACCGCGGCAGGAGGAGGCGGAGACCGCGGCAGGAGGAGGCGGAGACCGCGGCAGGAGGCAGAGACCGCGACAGGAGGCAGAGACCGCGGCAGGAGGCAGAGACCGCGACAGGAGGCGGAGACCGCGGCAGCAGGAGGCAGTAA